actgttatatactgggtaccacatacagtacagcaccagtatctattCATACATAGCACCCAGTATaaggtggtgtttttttttttatttggtgtgcgttggatgaGGGGTAATctaatacggcgagtatatccgggGCAGAAACTGAGTGAAAATTACCCAACAGGGACTCTGACAGcaattaagaaaaaaacaaaaaaaaacaacaacctcaaGGCATTAAACGCTTTAACAGTCTAGAGGGGTGACTGAACCTTTTTGGTGTTCATGTTTCTGTTATGGGGACTGGTTTATGGCAATCAACAGACCTGCAGGAAGTGGCAAAGATGGCTGTAAAAACGTACCCAACGCTCTGATCCTcggtagattattattattttttttttatagctttgtCATTAAAGTCTGAGatattaaaaggaaccttaaacaGATGAAATGAAACTCATATGACCAAAAAAAACAGTTTGGACCTTAACTCACCAGAGTAGGCTTTCTCCTATGTTACGTATGTGTCACCCATGCCTGAATTGGTTGGGATCACTGCAGTCCTGCTGGGGGAACctgaaggctggtttcacaccaggacgttgcgttttaggggacgttaaggtcgcataacgtgcccctaacgcaacgcctggtggtgttggagcaggacgctaccaagagccgcgttacaagcagctcttggtgcgcctgctctgtcggaggcgctgcggagaccacgtgagcggagctctccgcatcacgtgctcccgccagccaatcagtggccgctccaagaagaaaacactgcaagtgcagtgaatattaagtagccatgtgcctggctacgtagcggcctctccccgcctcctctccacccccaaaataaaaaacccacccgtactgagcatgtgcaaacagtctacacggcctagccgcgtgtaaagtactgcatgcagtacgttatcaggacgtgctgcgttacaatgtaaccgcAACGTGGGNNNNNNNNNNNNNNNNNNNNNNNNNNNNNNNNNNNNNNNNNNNNNNNNNNNNNNNNNNNNNNNNNNNNNNNNNNNNNNNNNNNNNNNNNNNNNNNNNNNNNNNNNNNNNNNNNNNNNNNNNNNNNNNNNNNNNNNNNNNNNNNNNNNNNNNNNNNNNNNNNNNNNNNNNNNNNNNNNNNNNNNNNNNNNNNNNNNNNNNNGGACGGTGTGGGAGGAGACgggtttatgctgcaggaggaagtcggAGGAGGGTgcaggaggacggtgtgggaggagacaggtttatgctgcaggaggaagccgTGGATGAGTATAAAATCTTCATTTTTGGTCCGCTCTAgtttcctttaaccagttcaggaccacagACTTACATCCCCCTAGAGACCaggtattttttacaaattagtgcTCTACAGCTTTAAAGAGTGTCGCCTCTGTCCTCGCGTCTCTTCTGTAATCCCATCTCGCTTCTATCCTCCCATATCCTCTTTAATCCCATTTTATCTCTGTCCTCCTGTCTCGCCTCTGTGATCCAGTCTTGCCTCTGTCCTCCCATTTACCCTCTGTGATTTAGTCTTGCCTCTGTCCTCCCATGTCCTCTGATCCAGTCTCACCTCTGTCCTCCCGTCTCCTCTTTCTAATCCTATCTCGCCTCTGTGATCCCCTCTCCCCTTCTGTTTCCTCTGTGATCTGATCTCATATCCCCTCTGTTCTCCTGTCTCGCCTCTGTGTTCCCGTCACCTCTGATCTCATCTCGCCTCTATCCTCCGGTCTCCTCTGTGATCAAGTCTCTCTGCAAGTATCCTTTGTTATTCACTCCCACTACTGTCATCTCTGCAGAATTCTTGCTTTATACTACCTTCCCCGCTATCACTACTGCCATCCCACATTTCACAGTTGTGTTTCCCTCCCCCACACAGGTCTCCTCACCATGGTGTTCCTTCAAGGCTGACAAGATGCTGGAATAAATGCCCAGATGGGAAGAGGACCAAGCTCATCCGCAGCTATCAACCACAGGGAACATGCTATGGTGTGTTGTGATTACTGTATGTTACATGCAGGTGTAACTGTATTACCCCAGCAGAGGGCACAAGTCTCAAATCCTTATTTCAGAGCCATACCACACCCTACAGCGCAGCCTCTCATGACCCCACCCCTACAGCGCGGCCTCTCATGACGCCACCCTCAGTGCGGCTTCTCATGACCCCAACCCTACAGCGCGGCCTCTCATGACCCCCACCCCTACAGTGCTGCCTCATAATCCCACCCTCAGCGCAGCCTCTCATGACCCCAACCCTCAGCGCAGCCTCTCATGATATCTTTGCGTGGATAACAAGCGGATCTCTTAATAAACGTGTAATTTCTGCTCAATTTCCATATATACATTTCATGTAAATAACCGGTATGTGAAATTATTTATATACATAATCGGTATGACGAAGACCATACACGCGGGTGATCTCACTAATATCCATATTCATTTCCTCTAATGATGTTTGTAGGTAGTGCAATAAACCCAGCTGACAGTAACGTATTCTGTATGTACGTGTTAATTGGTGAAGGATACTTGCGGCCCTGGTTGTGCCATCCAATTTTTAATGCGTTGGATAgtatatttgcataaattagcGATGCACAAAGTTATGTGCACTACAGGTCGGCTCTTTTTGCAATAAATGTATTGAAAGTACTTGTGTGTCTGCATTCTGTACATGTGATGAGAAACGTACAATTCGACTGGATGCTGCAGACTCCTCCCCCCAacctatcatcagcctcatacagtAGCTAGGGAGGAGCTCCAGCCAGTCTTCCAGATCACAGCCCCTCCTACCTACTCATACATAAGTAATTAAAGGACCATTGTTGccaaatgtatataaaaaaaaaattactgacacATAAGAGAAAGAAAGTAGTAGGAAGAGTAAGGGTTAAAATAAATCGCTCCTGCTGTTAGAGTAACATGACATTCTGCAAGAGACGCTGTTACCGAAGGACTGCTAGGACACTTTATTACATGCCGTGGGGGAACATTTAATCATGCTTTTGATGCAAGAAGAGAGTCCCCTCTCATGGAGCTGATAGTCGTTGGACCGCCCATTCCAACAACATATACAGCTCCCACAAGCACAGAGAGTGTCCTCTGCTGTGCCTGTCTGAAACTGGAGAGTGGTCCTTCAGCTGCTATGTTGTTTCTGCATCTCTCCAGGAAAGCAGATGAGTTGTTACTGTGCTCGTGGAAGCAGTATATATTGTTGGGATGCTCCGACGACTATCAGCTCAATGAGAGGGGACTCTAGTGCTCCCCCACCACTGGCAATAAGGCATCCCAGTAACAGCATCTCTTGCAGAATGTCAGGTTCCTCTAAACAGTCATTTATTTTTAACTATCaacacttaaggtgcccatacactcgtcagattggcagcagatagataagaaatgcatctgatgatctatctgatgtgtttttagaacattttttttaccaggatagaattccaattgatttcagtttgaaatctattgaaattcgatctgatggcatttttttgccatcagatttccattaaggccaatgcaaactgataagcaatctcatcagatcgacctaaattttccaccctgccaggtcgatggaaatccatcgaaatcggcgatCGGTcgcttggccaaccgatttgcgatcgattggtcggccagaaaatcggctgagtgttggGCCCCTTTACTTTCTCTTATGTAGCAgtcctttttattttgtttacattttgtgATAATGGACATTAAAGTGGACGTAAACTCTTGCGCAGGCCAGAAGGGAagcatagataaatgcaccctgtatgtacttagaggtTTTTTTaccgctaatttgtaaacacagaatctcAACCccatctctgcttccatgaaagcaggaagtagacacaccttTCGCCCCCTGCCTCCCTACTGTAAGAGAGAGCTCTCTTTCCCCTGAGAAAGTGGGCCAGCAAGGCCCACAGGAGCAGCCGAGAGCGGCAGTAttggaggctacctgatccacccagCCCTAAATCAATTTTTTTATGAGCCCAAGGTAAGAGgagatgccagttgcctggctgtcctactgatctttggctgtagtagtgtctgaatcacaggaggaggggcagactggcagctcccttctgtctgtgtcaccctgcaggaggaggggcagactggcagctcccttctgtctgtgtcaccctgcaggaggaggggcaggctggcagctcccttctgtctgtatcACCCTGCAgtaggaggggcagactggcagctcccttctgtctgtgtcaccctgcaggaggagggacagactggcagctcccttctgtctgtgtcaccctgcaggtcgaggggcagactggcagctcccttctgtctgtgtcaccctgcaggaggaggggcaggctggCAGCTCCATTCTGTCTGCataaccctgcaggaggaggggcagactggcagctcccttctgtgtaacccagcaggaggaggggcagactggcagctccattctgtgtcaccctgcaggaggaaggGCTTAGTGGTAcctcccttctgtctgtcaccctgcaggaggaggggcagactggcagctcccttctgtctgcgtcaccctgcaggaggaggggcagactggcagctcccttctgtctgcgtcaccctgcaggaggaggggcagactggcagctcccttctgtctgtgtcaccctgcaggaggaggggcagactggtagctcccttctgtctgtgtcaccctgcaggaggaggggcagactggcagctcccttctgtctgtgtcaccctgcagggggagggacagactggcagctcccttctgtctgtgtcaccctgcagtagGAGGGGCAGACAGGTAAGTTGTGTTTATGGACACAATCAtttacacacattgttacagagcaATAATATGGAAACAGCAGTAACTAGACATGGCGCAGTAGTGGGTGGTTTATTTCATAAAGGAAGGGGGAGACAGTCTCAGGGGATCCATTGCACTCAGAATACAGAATACTGCAGCTTCCCGCTGCTTTGCTATCAGTATACACTGCTCCAAACTCTGCATCGTCTATCAGTAACATGCTGAGCCTCACAAATCAACCAATTCTCACTGAACAAAAGCAATGTAGCCAGGGGCCCAAATGTCAGCCCTAAACAAAGGAGGCAAAACAAAAGATACAAGATCAATAAGTAGAACGAAAGTAACTCATGTCAGACAGTGCAAATCCTACATCGTGACTCATAATGCCAAAAAAagaagcaaaggattctgggataaTTACTGTCCTCCTGGAGAACTTCAAAACTCGTCTGCGAATACAGAGCAGCGGCCCAGAAGGTGAGCAGCCCTCGCCCAGCGGCCCGGGAGGTGAGCAGCCCAGCAGGTGAGCAGCCCAGCGGCCCGGGAGGTGAGCAGCCCTCGCCCAGCGGCCCGGAAGGTGAGCAGCCCCCCGCCCAGCGGCCCGGAAGGTGAGCAGCCCCCCGCCCAGCGGCCCGGAAGGTGAGCAGCCCCCCGCCCAGCGGCCCGGAAGGGGAGCAGCCCCCGGCCCAGCGGCCCGGAAGGGGAGCAGCCCCCCGCCCAGCGGCCGGAAGGGGAGCAGCCCCCCGCCCAGCGGCCCGGAAGGGGAGCAGCCCCCCGCCCAGCGGCCCGGAAGGGGAGCAGCCCCTCGCCCAGCGGCCTCCGATTGGGAAATACTCCTATTACTATAGGGGAAGTTACCGCCACAGCTGGGTGAATTAGTGTCTAAGGCATTTGTGGCAGCACGTCTAAGCATCTGAGGATGTCACAACCCTATGTgacctctggggggggggggggggggggggggggggggaattaaaatGAAGTGCACATCTGTGATAAAAGCAAACCATTacacgtttacatttttcctcatACCTGGTTAATTCAGTGCCAGGAGCCTAAAAAATAATGTTTATACAGCACATAGCTACAGTGCAGCGTCACCAAGCATGTGATAGAGAGgacactcccagcatgccccccccccgaggaccccAGGCATGCCCCCTTCATATCTCCTCTATACAGCACATAGCTACAGTGCAGCGTCACCAAGCATATGATAGAGAGgacactcccagcatgccccccccccccccccccccccccccccccccgaggaccccAGGCATGCCCCCTTCATATCTCCTCTATACAGCACATGGCTACAGTGCAGCGTCACCAAGCATGTGATAGAGAGgacactcccagcatgcccctcccccGAGGACCCCAGGCATGCCCCCTTCATATCTCCTCTATACAGCACATGGCTACAGTGCAGCGTCACCAAGCATGTGATAGAGAGAACACTCCCAGCATGCCATTATCTGCCTCCTAATCACAGGACGGGACCCCAGGGATGCCCCCTTCATCCTATCATCTCAATACACACAGAAACCACGTGTCTGCTGACAGGAAATACAGGGTGATCTGAGCTGGATGCCCCCTGGTGGCAGTTTATAAACGCTCAATTGCTTTACATGAACAGGTCTATGAAAATGGGCTAAGATGTTATAAAAAGCGCACTTATCAACTTCAATCATTCTTCATAAAAGCATCAGTGCAACAGTATATTCTCATGTCAGATCGTGCCTGTACATACCGAGACATGTACatctgtgtatatacatatatatacacgcaaTTCAACGCTATATACCAGAGTGTGTGTACTCATATACCTGCCTGCAACTACCCCCTGTGCTGCACAGGAAACACTCCAGACAAAAAGCCTTCAAGAGAGGgaagagacacaaaccactgcagggagatcccaccattgtgggaggggaggagacacaaaccactgcagggaaatctcagcattgtgggaggggaggagacacaaactactgcaagtagatctcaccattgtgggaggggaggagacacaaaccactgcagggagatctcagcattgtgggaggggaggagacacaaaccactgcagggagatctcagcattgtgggaggggaggagacacaaaccactgcagggagatatcaccattgtgggagggggaggagacacaaactactgcagggagatcttacCGATGTGGGAGgggacacactactgcagggagatctcaccattgtgggagggaaggagacacaatctactgcagggagatctcactattATGGGAGggcaggagacacaaactactgcagggagatctcaccattgtgggagggggagacactaactactgcagggagatctcactattATGGGAGGGCAGgaaacacaaaccactgcagggatatctcaccattgtgggagggaaggagacaatctactgcagggagatctcactattgtgggaggggagagagAATAGTACATGGCGGTAAGGTGGACGTTTTTTGTCAGGGTTAGTGTTGGGGTAGTTTAGgaatacatgtatacacacatacagagtCCTTCCACCGTCACTCAGTGCAGATCTTTATAACAGTCTCTGGTTACAGTATCCTTCAGTGGGGGAGATGCGGGCCTGTGGGGGTGCCCATTTATGGCTTCAGCAACAGTGAGGTCTAGTCAGTACCCCCGACCAGATGAGGGCAGCCTCCCCCCCTTGTAGTGTTGTGATCCTCACGTAGCAGCTGGTTCAGGGCGATCCATAATGACCGCCTTTTCAGTCACACAAACAAATTAAAataaagacaaaaacaaaaaataaaaccaaaaacataaaaacttaaaaaggcaACACTTCAAAaagttcaaaaagaaaaaaaaattaaaagctgAAAACTTCATTCTCTTGACCTTCAGAACACGCTGTGCGTAGAATTCTCAGTAActttcctctgtctctctctctctcatcttcgCCTCCTCGCTCGCTCTCGACATGCCTCGTCCTTTCTTCCGACGTTCTTTGGATCCTCCTAAAAGCAATTGCATGGCGACTTCCTCGCCTCCTTTCTCATATGGGGGTTTCCGTGTCACACAAGTCCGGGGCGGAGTTTTGGCGCCGCATCCTGGGCGGGGCAGTGTAGGGGTGGTATTTGTAAGGCCGCTCCTGCGGAGATGCGGGGTGGAATCtgtgctgcccccctccctcgTTCTCCTGGCCTTGTGGCCTCCTCGGCTGTGGCGGGCcatcatcgccatggtgacgattgTTCCGGTAGTTATTGTAGTTAGGTTTCCTTCCACGGTTGGAGCCTCCGTCTAGGGAGCTCCGCCTCTGCCTCGGGTGCTCGCCCTCCTCATGGCGCTTCTGGGGGCGTCCGTTACGCCTCTCGCTGTTGTCCTCGACTATGCGTTTCTCTTCGGCCCAGGGGTTGTTTAGTTCTTCGACAACGTACGTGGTGCCCGGGGCCCAGGAGAAGCGGTGCTGGGGGTTGCTCTTAAAGGGAAATCGGAGCTTGCAGTCTAGCGGAGGGATGAATTTCCCAGTGCCTGGGGGGCGCCTCAGAGCGCGCGTTATTTGCTGTTGCTGAAGGTTCTGAAACCTCGTTTGCTCCTGTTTCAGCCACTTCATCCTCCCACGCCGGAACGTCGAGTTCTCATCCATGAGGCGGTCCACGTGCTCAGGCTTTGGAGAACGGTCAGGGGAATTTACCGTTTTGTCAGCATCCAAAGACTCGCTGCTCAACCCCCAAGAGAAGGATGGATCTCCCGAATAgtcctcctcttcttctgcatCATCCTGGAGGTGCAAGACAGAAAACAGGAGTCATAAACTGCAAGTATGGATGATCAGGGGAGAGGATACTCCCTAATAGAGGGGAGACTTTAGGAGGGGAAATGTACAAGAACGTCTCATCTATCTGGCACAGGCAGGGGTTATGTGCTGTTGACTTCTCACGCAACCGGCACCCCAACAGCCACCCCCCCCCAGTAGATTAAAAGCAGAGTTGTGCGCAGCGGGCACGACTAACGAATCCCCCACAGCGCCGTCTTCTCTCCTGCAGCTTACAGTGGGCTTTGTGGTGTCCTCCATGCACAGCTccaatgtgtcacatgacccgagGCAGGGTCATGTGACTCACTGGGGAGGCATACGAAGACGCCGCAAAGCCACTGGTAGACTGGCACACAGAGGATTCTGAAGTTGTTTCCACCGTGCACAACTCTGCAAAACGGTGACTAGAAGGCgtgcttatctcagcatgcaaaatAGCAGAAAGCTTCCGATTTCTGATAATATAAGGAAACTATGATCAGAAGGGAAATGAATACCCCCCCTCCCATTGacgagtttacacagtgatgcaaGCCTGTTGTCTTGGTTATGTTTGCTGTGGGAGTGACAGAAATCTGAGGCAGTAGGGAGGGGAAATTCACACTGGGGGGGAATGGGGGAAGGGCAGaaatgatgtcacttttggcatcacagagaaacggcaaagatggaaaccagcagaaatatttaatattttttttcatatccaatttctcctaaatctgacagcaAATACTAAAAACAGGCTAGGTAAACTAAATAGGAAatttctaattgcattttgttgtTGTTAATATGGAGTATCATCCCACTCTACAGGTGGCCATTAATGGTAAGATTTGCCAAATGATCATTTACAAACAATTTTTCGTATAATTGTTTCGGACAACTAGTaggcaaaaatctcctaaccaatcagattgatgggatcgatCCGAAAATTGGATAATTTCATTAATTTGATTAGATTGGTTAGgacatttttatgcattagtGGTCCCTAACGATCATATCCGATCGTTCATACGAAAAATTGTAAACGACCGTTTGGCAAATTAGATcatttgtggccaccttaaataaGGAATTGGGAATGTGAAGGTTCTCTCACCTGCGCCACGGGCATGACGCGCTCCATCTTCACCATGCGGTCCCGCAGTGCGCGGATCTCCTCGTCCTTCATGTTGTTCTGCATCTTCACTTCCTGCAGGATGTCGGTAAGTTTATCGATGTGCGCCTTCAGGTCCTGGACTCCGCCTTTactcccagcatcctcctctccCACCCCCACAGTCTCCCACACGTCTCTGGCCACGGCCTTCCAGCCCTCCTTGTCGTTGGCGTCCCGCTGGCCGTAGGTGCGGGACAGTTCCTTCATCttgatgaccgccatggcctcGATCTCTTGCTTGCTGTGCTTGAAGTCATTGAGCGCCACCTCGTAGCAGATCTCCTTCACGGCCTGCATCTTCAGGTCTGCCGGGGTGAGGAATCGGGGGTCCTTGCCCAGGCGCCGCCGCTGGGGGATCTGATACACCCGGATGGGCTCCCGCCTCTTGCCGCTGCTGGGGAGTCCGCAGCGCCGTACGATGCTCTGCACCTTCCCAGGCGGGACTTTCTCCCGGAGAGACGAGATCAGGCGCCAACTCTCCTCGCAGGAGCGCTTGTCAGAGTCGTCGCCACTATCCGAGTCTCCATACTGCACAGACAGAAGAACAGGCGTCACTCAGATCTCCCAGATACGGCtaaacagcagtgttctccccaggcccttttagccgggtgctccacccagctagttttggtgagcacccggctgtcattggcttacttatgcagagaagcaccagccctgtattctctcatctcgccccacccagctacttttttatgccacccggctggaaaacaatttctggggagaacactgcaacagCAATCGTGAGATACCAGAACTACGGGGTCTATATCAAGCAATAGTGCATTTATACTGGGGTGGGGCTAAACTTAGGCTCTGATAATGTAATATGGCTGTGTTACTAATTTTAGCTTTgtcttaaaagcaaacctgaagcgaaaataaacgcatGCGAtacaattgtatgtgtagtacaggtaatgcccaatacacacaatgagaatttctggcagatttactgccaggtcGACTATTTCCAGCATTATGATCTGAATTACAAACAATTTTCCATAAAaatgaacagaaaatcgatcgaaaatccatcggaaatcagatcgggtaTGCTGGAAATAGtctatctggcagtaaatctcatTGTGAGTATTAGGCATACaaaatagaacattcgtagcaaagaaaagagccatattgttttccagtacagagttaaaaaaaaacaaaaacaaaaaaaaacacttcagtgatctgtgcaaaagagcttctctgagctactgCTCCccctgggtcaaatacagtcttTGTTTTctaaaattaaagggaaccagaaattaacatttcacacaaaataaacttatcggtcgatagcttgtaaagaataaatgctctacctgataatttcgccactctggtgtgccttttttagtgttttttatccattattgctccaggaaaaatccaatatggccgccggctcatatcccttctgcttccaggttatgagcggttctggatgtgctgtctaggctatatgaaactatagacaagcagggctgatgctgaagcctttcatctgtctgctttcaactttattattctggcatgctgtgtggctgcctgtaggaagtgtctctcataaaaATGAAACTGCATGATGACTGTAGAGTCAGTGCACACAGAGAAACTGCATGACGACTGTACAGTCAGTGCACACAGAGAAACTGCATGATGACTGTACagtcagtgcacacagatcacacagccacacttgtctgtttgagagcttctttctgcaggagcagctcctcccagtcatcagaactctgagtatgcaaagcaggaaagctgaaccAGAAGGGGcaggctaaagctggccatacactggcccgatttgccgccgtttcgacagcagattcgatcactgggatcgaatctgctgccaatcgttcgcgctacacgccgaatttcgatccattccgtccgatcccgtcgatcgcgctgtgcggaaaataaccgtcgatcgcccgcgggtaaagagcgcatcgctagcggcgttcgagtgcccgactaccgacgcaatagagct
This DNA window, taken from Hyperolius riggenbachi isolate aHypRig1 chromosome 3, aHypRig1.pri, whole genome shotgun sequence, encodes the following:
- the KIF1C gene encoding kinesin-like protein KIF1C; its protein translation is MIAALSPADINYEETLSTLRYADRAKQIKCNAVINEDPNARLIRELKEEVARLRQLLFSQGLADLTVDEGISVPRPPLQSPPPISPPAKPGTPPHLSPPAMNGQSEPFSEVVEEGEICTEEAIERLQETEKIIAELNETWEEKLRKTEAMRMEREALLAEMGVAVREDGGTVGVFSPKKIPHLVNLNEDPLMSECLLYHIKEGVTRVGRVEVDIKLSGQFIMEQHCMFHCDTNANGEVFVTLEPCEGAETYVNGKQVTQPVVLKSGTRIVMGKNHVFRFNHPEQARLEREKSTAAQENQVEPVDWNFAQRELLEKQGIDIKLEMEKGLQDLEVQYKREKEEADLTLEQQRLYGDSDSGDDSDKRSCEESWRLISSLREKVPPGKVQSIVRRCGLPSSGKRREPIRVYQIPQRRRLGKDPRFLTPADLKMQAVKEICYEVALNDFKHSKQEIEAMAVIKMKELSRTYGQRDANDKEGWKAVARDVWETVGVGEEDAGSKGGVQDLKAHIDKLTDILQEVKMQNNMKDEEIRALRDRMVKMERVMPVAQDDAEEEEDYSGDPSFSWGLSSESLDADKTVNSPDRSPKPEHVDRLMDENSTFRRGRMKWLKQEQTRFQNLQQQQITRALRRPPGTGKFIPPLDCKLRFPFKSNPQHRFSWAPGTTYVVEELNNPWAEEKRIVEDNSERRNGRPQKRHEEGEHPRQRRSSLDGGSNRGRKPNYNNYRNNRHHGDDGPPQPRRPQGQENEGGGQHRFHPASPQERPYKYHPYTAPPRMRRQNSAPDLCDTETPI